From the Leptospira biflexa serovar Patoc strain 'Patoc 1 (Paris)' genome, one window contains:
- a CDS encoding OmpA family protein, with amino-acid sequence MTPNKKLSFVFLSIGFLFLGIFNPSELQADWVYFPYEYNQIYKEKYALELELADIRKQHQNELNRLEEEKKDLQSQIRNLTEDLELEKRNRAKEQDEYSDKLRDYDMRLRSIEKKGTDKERTLAEENRKREEKDRAEIDSLKRKLEEKERECLQKEQKLRESYESKMDELKERIRNLEEELASLRKLTKEQKRELERLSEQTKEFEEKLAKEITSGQIRLKRFHNKLIINIDDKISFDSGSSELKPAILPAIEKIRDILASYPENYIVVEGHTDNVPIKTKFRNNWHLSSERALSVLEFILQNKNLNPKNFSSAGYGEHQPIVPNSTKENKALNRRVDIVVIPRGASSLNGNHE; translated from the coding sequence ATGACTCCAAATAAAAAACTAAGTTTTGTTTTCCTTTCCATTGGTTTCCTATTCCTTGGAATTTTCAATCCTTCAGAACTGCAAGCGGATTGGGTTTACTTTCCCTATGAATACAACCAAATTTACAAAGAGAAATATGCTTTGGAATTGGAACTGGCTGATATCCGCAAACAACACCAAAATGAACTGAATCGTTTAGAAGAAGAAAAAAAAGACCTACAATCACAGATCCGCAATCTCACTGAAGACTTAGAACTGGAAAAACGAAATCGTGCCAAAGAACAGGATGAATATTCCGACAAACTAAGAGATTACGATATGCGCCTTCGTAGCATCGAAAAAAAAGGTACGGATAAAGAACGGACTCTAGCTGAAGAAAACAGAAAACGAGAAGAAAAAGACCGCGCCGAAATTGATTCCTTAAAACGTAAGTTAGAAGAAAAAGAAAGAGAGTGTTTGCAAAAAGAACAAAAACTCCGCGAATCTTATGAATCTAAAATGGATGAATTAAAAGAGAGGATTCGGAACCTTGAAGAGGAACTGGCGAGTTTACGAAAACTCACCAAAGAACAAAAACGAGAATTGGAACGACTCTCCGAACAAACAAAAGAATTTGAAGAAAAACTCGCAAAAGAAATCACATCAGGACAAATCCGACTCAAACGTTTCCATAACAAACTCATCATTAACATTGATGATAAAATTTCCTTCGACAGCGGGTCTTCTGAATTAAAACCAGCCATCCTTCCTGCGATCGAAAAAATACGTGATATTTTGGCCTCCTATCCTGAAAACTACATCGTTGTCGAAGGGCACACAGATAATGTTCCCATCAAAACAAAATTTCGTAACAATTGGCATTTGTCCAGTGAACGGGCGTTATCTGTTTTGGAATTCATTTTACAAAACAAAAACCTAAACCCTAAAAATTTCTCCAGTGCAGGATACGGAGAACACCAACCTATTGTTCCCAATAGCACCAAAGAAAATAAGGCATTGAACCGAAGGGTGGACATTGTAGTCATTCCACGTGGTGCAAGCTCACTCAACGGAAACCATGAGTAA
- a CDS encoding LA_2219 family laminin/E-cadherin/plasminogen-binding protein, with amino-acid sequence MKFSFHSVLLFLLLSFVSCQTTKDSLPSTSEETKTETGVIKDLLPPPGGEGEIIFNEKGEEVQNHTGEIPFFQKKSDLPQETFRVYIASDSYMVRQIRHSDKIRRKPDPGGDELSKEEMKKFDLLSFVDDGIISIGLNSVTGKLESIAFDRRVPRINDIAKIIQNDASRFNYEHSSKDGSPIITRFLVTYQIRLYPGKTRDEIKQMLQKKK; translated from the coding sequence ATGAAATTTTCGTTTCACTCCGTCCTTCTTTTCCTCCTTCTCAGTTTTGTTTCCTGCCAAACCACAAAAGATTCTTTGCCATCCACTTCCGAAGAAACAAAAACAGAAACGGGAGTGATAAAAGACCTTTTGCCTCCACCTGGTGGGGAAGGCGAAATCATCTTCAATGAAAAAGGAGAAGAGGTCCAAAACCATACGGGCGAAATTCCTTTTTTCCAAAAGAAAAGTGACCTCCCACAGGAAACCTTCCGCGTTTACATTGCCTCTGATTCTTATATGGTGAGACAGATCCGCCACTCAGACAAAATCCGAAGGAAACCAGACCCTGGTGGGGACGAACTTTCGAAAGAGGAAATGAAAAAGTTTGACCTACTCAGTTTTGTGGATGATGGGATCATCTCGATTGGTTTGAACTCAGTGACAGGGAAATTGGAATCCATTGCCTTTGATCGCCGGGTTCCAAGGATCAATGACATTGCTAAAATCATCCAAAACGACGCGTCTCGTTTTAATTACGAACATTCCTCAAAGGATGGATCGCCCATCATCACAAGGTTTCTTGTGACCTACCAAATCCGTTTGTATCCCGGTAAAACTCGGGATGAAATCAAACAGATGTTACAGAAGAAAAAATAA
- the uvrA gene encoding excinuclease ABC subunit UvrA — translation MKEENKLSDVDSFIRIRGAREHNLKNLNLDIPRDKLVVITGLSGSGKSSLAFDTIYAEGQRRYVESLSSYARQFLGQMEKPEVDQIEGLSPAISIEQKTTHRNPRSTVGTVTEIYDYLRLLYARVGKPHCPKCGTAISSLSVDQITDRINIFQEGTKLQILAPVIQGKKGEHKEVLERFKKEGFNRVRVNGQVYSLEDEIPLKKNFKADIDIVVDRIVMKPGIQSRLSDSVETALKTADGIVVVEDGEKDHLFSQKLSCPKCDDVSIPELTPRLFSFNSPFGACSNCDGLGALLEFDEALLVTDREASLAEGCIEAWGGSKSNSYWYMATIQALSKKLKFNLNTSWKDLPEKIRNTILHGDASIHIDYDFRGANSHYEFSKNYEGVIPNLKRRYKETKSDSMRQWFESFMTNHDCDECHGKRLRKEALAVKVQGIGIDAYTGFSIEKALEFTKQSAYQGAEDTISKPILKEILQRLHFLNDVGVGYLNLSRSAGTLSGGEMQRIRLATQIGSRLMGVLYILDEPSIGLHQRDNTKLVQTLKGLRNLGNTVLVVEHDKETMEEADFIVDMGPGAGVHGGEIVAFGTPEQIKKDKHSVTGKYLSGEKRISRPETRRPGNGKFLKIVGASHNNLKNVDVSIPLGTLTVVTGVSGSGKSTLINEILYKELASSVMGMKLVPGKHKKILGKEQIDKVINIDQSAIGRTPRSNPATYTGLFTFIRELYSGLEEAKVRGYGPGRFSFNVAGGRCEKCEGDGILKIEMHFLPDIYVECEVCKGKRYNRETLEVKYKGKNISDVLAMTVEEAVVFFENIPNLKRKLDTLMDVGLGYIQLGQAATTFSGGEAQRIKLSTELSKRPTGKTLYILDEPTTGLHFEDIEKLLSVLQVLVDKGNSMVIIEHNLDVIKAGDYLIDIGPEGGDGGGQVIATGTPEEVAVVKASFTGQYLKKVLQEEKEWDAKLAKKKGK, via the coding sequence ATGAAAGAGGAAAACAAGCTATCCGATGTGGATTCCTTTATACGCATTCGTGGCGCTCGTGAACATAACCTTAAGAACTTAAACCTCGACATTCCAAGAGACAAACTTGTCGTGATCACAGGTCTTTCCGGATCTGGAAAATCCTCTCTTGCCTTTGATACGATCTATGCAGAAGGGCAAAGGCGGTATGTGGAATCCCTTTCCAGTTATGCCAGGCAGTTCCTCGGCCAGATGGAAAAACCCGAGGTAGACCAAATTGAGGGACTTAGTCCTGCCATCTCGATTGAACAAAAAACCACACACCGTAACCCTCGTTCCACTGTAGGAACGGTCACAGAAATTTATGACTACTTACGTTTGTTATATGCCCGAGTGGGTAAACCCCATTGCCCCAAATGTGGAACTGCCATTTCCAGTCTGTCCGTTGACCAGATCACGGACCGAATCAACATTTTCCAAGAAGGAACAAAACTCCAAATCCTAGCCCCCGTCATCCAAGGGAAAAAAGGAGAACATAAGGAAGTATTGGAGAGGTTCAAAAAGGAAGGTTTCAATCGGGTGCGTGTGAATGGGCAGGTGTATTCCTTGGAAGATGAAATCCCACTCAAAAAGAATTTTAAAGCGGATATTGATATCGTTGTGGATCGGATTGTGATGAAACCTGGGATCCAATCTCGATTGTCTGATTCTGTGGAAACAGCATTAAAAACAGCAGATGGGATTGTCGTTGTGGAAGATGGGGAAAAAGACCATCTCTTTTCGCAAAAACTATCTTGTCCCAAATGTGATGATGTGAGTATCCCTGAACTCACACCACGGTTATTTTCCTTTAATTCCCCTTTTGGTGCTTGTTCCAACTGTGATGGACTGGGTGCCCTTCTTGAATTTGATGAAGCACTTCTTGTCACTGATAGAGAAGCTTCTCTTGCGGAAGGTTGTATCGAAGCTTGGGGTGGTTCGAAGTCCAACTCCTATTGGTACATGGCCACCATTCAAGCCTTATCCAAAAAATTAAAATTCAATTTGAATACATCTTGGAAAGATTTACCCGAAAAAATACGGAATACCATCTTACATGGTGATGCTTCCATCCATATCGATTATGATTTTCGCGGAGCCAATTCGCATTACGAATTTTCCAAAAATTATGAAGGTGTCATTCCCAATTTAAAACGCCGTTATAAAGAAACGAAGTCAGATTCGATGAGGCAATGGTTTGAATCTTTTATGACAAATCATGATTGTGATGAATGTCATGGAAAACGACTTCGCAAAGAAGCCCTGGCAGTCAAAGTACAGGGCATCGGAATTGATGCCTACACTGGATTTTCAATCGAAAAGGCATTGGAGTTTACAAAACAATCTGCCTATCAGGGAGCTGAGGACACCATCTCCAAACCCATCCTAAAGGAAATCTTACAACGGTTACATTTTTTAAATGATGTGGGAGTCGGGTATCTCAATCTCAGTCGGTCGGCAGGGACTCTTTCTGGTGGTGAGATGCAAAGGATCCGACTGGCAACCCAAATTGGATCTCGGCTCATGGGTGTTTTATACATCTTGGATGAACCTTCCATTGGCCTCCACCAAAGGGACAATACGAAACTGGTCCAAACCTTAAAAGGCCTACGCAATTTAGGTAATACTGTACTCGTTGTGGAACATGACAAAGAAACCATGGAAGAGGCCGATTTCATAGTGGATATGGGCCCTGGTGCCGGAGTCCATGGTGGGGAAATTGTTGCCTTCGGTACCCCCGAACAAATCAAAAAAGACAAACATTCCGTAACAGGTAAGTATTTGTCTGGGGAAAAAAGAATCTCGCGACCAGAGACAAGAAGGCCAGGGAATGGTAAGTTTTTAAAAATCGTTGGAGCTTCGCATAACAACCTAAAGAATGTGGATGTATCCATCCCACTTGGAACCTTGACAGTTGTGACTGGGGTATCAGGTTCTGGAAAATCTACCTTAATCAACGAAATCTTATATAAGGAACTCGCAAGTTCCGTGATGGGTATGAAACTCGTTCCCGGGAAACATAAAAAAATCCTTGGAAAGGAACAAATTGATAAGGTCATTAACATCGACCAATCTGCCATCGGACGCACTCCTCGTTCGAATCCTGCTACTTATACTGGGCTTTTTACCTTCATTCGCGAACTTTATAGCGGACTGGAAGAAGCCAAAGTGCGAGGTTATGGGCCCGGACGGTTTAGTTTCAACGTCGCTGGTGGTCGGTGCGAAAAATGTGAAGGCGATGGAATTTTAAAAATAGAGATGCACTTCCTTCCCGATATTTATGTGGAATGTGAAGTGTGTAAGGGAAAAAGATACAATCGTGAAACCTTAGAAGTAAAGTATAAGGGAAAAAATATTTCCGATGTGCTTGCAATGACAGTAGAAGAAGCGGTTGTGTTTTTTGAAAACATTCCGAACCTCAAACGAAAATTGGACACACTGATGGATGTGGGCCTTGGTTACATCCAACTGGGTCAGGCTGCTACTACTTTTTCTGGTGGAGAAGCACAAAGGATCAAACTTTCCACAGAACTTTCCAAACGACCAACAGGAAAAACTTTGTATATTTTAGATGAACCGACAACAGGTCTCCACTTTGAAGATATTGAAAAGTTACTTTCCGTATTGCAAGTATTAGTTGATAAGGGTAACTCCATGGTCATCATCGAACACAATTTAGATGTGATCAAAGCGGGGGATTATCTTATCGATATTGGACCGGAAGGGGGAGATGGCGGAGGACAAGTGATCGCCACGGGGACCCCAGAAGAAGTAGCCGTGGTGAAGGCTTCTTTTACAGGCCAATACTTAAAAAAAGTCCTACAAGAAGAAAAAGAGTGGGATGCCAAATTGGCCAAAAAGAAAGGGAAATAG
- a CDS encoding acyl-CoA dehydrogenase: MTEEKFFSPFHLFSNWGGTDFVYPKLDQEQGEEEKRSFYRSWKPYLFRAGFYDYILGKESYWGFQKKLSILAEEPLGVSLALSCMVEVNVAGGILLASPYSKPESHFLWDSFSGIEPFPIVSVGVSEPGFDGKLRKLTSKLENGRLTGVKSFITNGGEADFVFWVTKSEDKNPVYLVRLKPETLQNGKIQLDADSSVSLQKEIFFTPFTPHVSHLRLVLGEYPISPEDLILEDYGQLGMELRLKELLSLVSLLIGKTKKVSLENPKIAFERNKLIEWWKTYLSHLKGNPTKDALLEGFPFPIQTLVLALTEHWNLKAPEELKSIDPDYQLFVWEDSFTKYLIQKKKHKPT, translated from the coding sequence GTGACTGAAGAAAAGTTTTTTTCCCCTTTTCATCTGTTTTCGAACTGGGGAGGAACAGATTTCGTTTACCCGAAACTGGATCAGGAGCAGGGGGAGGAAGAGAAAAGGTCGTTTTATCGCAGTTGGAAACCATACTTGTTTCGTGCCGGATTTTATGATTATATCCTCGGCAAAGAATCCTATTGGGGTTTCCAGAAAAAACTATCGATTCTCGCAGAAGAGCCGTTAGGTGTATCACTGGCCCTTTCTTGTATGGTAGAAGTGAATGTGGCAGGGGGAATTTTATTGGCATCTCCTTATTCCAAACCTGAGTCTCATTTTTTGTGGGATAGTTTTTCTGGTATCGAGCCATTCCCTATTGTGTCAGTGGGTGTGAGTGAACCTGGCTTTGATGGAAAACTAAGAAAACTAACTTCCAAACTAGAAAACGGCCGACTCACAGGAGTAAAATCATTTATCACAAATGGTGGAGAAGCTGATTTTGTATTTTGGGTCACAAAGTCAGAAGATAAAAATCCCGTTTATCTCGTGCGATTGAAACCAGAAACATTACAAAATGGAAAAATCCAATTGGATGCAGACTCTTCCGTCTCCCTGCAAAAAGAAATTTTCTTCACACCCTTTACCCCTCATGTGAGCCATTTGCGTTTGGTGCTTGGTGAGTATCCCATTTCTCCAGAGGATTTGATATTGGAAGATTATGGTCAATTGGGTATGGAACTACGATTAAAAGAACTACTCTCCCTTGTTTCCCTTCTCATTGGAAAAACAAAAAAGGTAAGCCTGGAAAATCCAAAAATCGCGTTCGAACGAAATAAACTCATCGAATGGTGGAAAACTTACTTGAGTCATCTCAAGGGAAACCCCACAAAAGACGCGTTACTCGAAGGATTTCCGTTTCCGATCCAAACTTTGGTTTTGGCACTCACCGAACATTGGAACCTGAAAGCACCGGAAGAACTAAAGTCCATTGACCCTGACTACCAACTTTTTGTTTGGGAAGATTCCTTTACCAAATACTTAATCCAAAAGAAAAAACACAAACCCACTTAA
- the mgtE gene encoding magnesium transporter, with the protein MEEERKKESEFRIKIDRDSDSYEEFVDQIKFSIEAKDHASLKSMLDGAHPADVVTLFKDLEREEELYLFRLLTNEDQAYSLIKMEEETLESFLEELSVDEISKTLSHIETDETTYLLSYLPSAKRELVLSNLSKADSFEIRSQLGFREYSAGRLMSKDFATVTITDNVRKGIINVRKKAKEIEDIYQIYVTDEDGVLEGFIPLKDLFLTPINTKVAKITNFSVFAFHYDVDQEEVANTFKKYDLVSAAVTDDLGRIIGRITVDDVLEIVEEEASEDILLMAGVSEDERLSTPILQSVKRRIIWLNVNLLTAFVSSSVVAFFEDTISQIVVLATLMPIVAGLGGNAGTQSVTVVIRNIATGDLSFSNWWEAVRKEFTIGVLNGLALGTVTLSMIYLVKGNLTLGLVVGTAMFVNMIVASLVGSLVPIVLKGMKIDPAIASSIFVTATTDVCGFFFFLGLATVFAKYLV; encoded by the coding sequence ATGGAAGAAGAAAGAAAGAAAGAGTCAGAATTCCGAATCAAAATCGACCGAGACAGCGATTCTTATGAAGAGTTTGTCGACCAAATCAAATTTTCCATTGAGGCAAAAGACCACGCAAGCCTTAAGTCCATGCTCGACGGAGCCCACCCTGCGGACGTCGTCACACTCTTTAAGGACTTGGAACGGGAAGAGGAACTTTACCTCTTTCGATTACTCACAAACGAAGACCAAGCATACTCCCTCATCAAAATGGAAGAGGAAACACTCGAGTCCTTTTTAGAAGAACTCTCTGTGGATGAAATTTCCAAAACCCTAAGTCATATTGAAACCGATGAAACTACTTATTTACTCTCCTATCTACCTAGTGCCAAAAGAGAATTAGTTCTATCTAACTTAAGTAAGGCGGATAGTTTTGAAATCCGATCTCAACTTGGATTCCGCGAATACTCGGCAGGACGACTCATGTCGAAAGACTTTGCCACCGTTACCATCACGGATAACGTGAGAAAGGGGATCATCAATGTCCGGAAAAAAGCAAAAGAAATCGAAGACATTTATCAAATTTATGTAACAGACGAAGATGGTGTTTTAGAAGGATTTATCCCTTTAAAAGACTTATTCCTCACACCCATCAATACAAAGGTCGCAAAGATCACAAATTTTTCCGTTTTTGCCTTTCATTACGATGTGGACCAAGAGGAAGTTGCCAATACATTCAAAAAATATGATTTAGTGAGTGCGGCAGTCACAGATGATTTAGGTCGGATCATTGGGCGCATCACAGTGGATGATGTTTTAGAAATTGTGGAAGAGGAAGCATCAGAAGATATCCTCCTCATGGCAGGGGTTTCGGAAGATGAACGTTTGTCCACACCCATTTTACAATCGGTCAAACGGCGGATCATTTGGCTGAATGTCAATTTACTCACTGCTTTTGTGAGTTCTTCCGTCGTCGCTTTTTTTGAAGATACCATCTCCCAAATTGTGGTACTTGCGACGCTTATGCCAATTGTGGCAGGGCTTGGTGGCAATGCAGGTACACAATCTGTAACAGTTGTCATCCGAAACATTGCAACAGGGGATTTGTCTTTTTCCAATTGGTGGGAAGCCGTCCGAAAAGAGTTTACGATCGGTGTTTTGAATGGTTTGGCTTTAGGGACTGTGACTCTTAGCATGATTTACCTTGTGAAAGGAAACTTAACTTTAGGTCTCGTTGTAGGCACGGCTATGTTTGTGAATATGATTGTGGCATCCCTTGTGGGTTCCCTTGTCCCCATTGTCCTAAAAGGAATGAAAATTGATCCTGCCATTGCCTCTTCTATCTTTGTGACAGCGACAACTGATGTATGTGGGTTTTTCTTTTTCCTTGGACTTGCCACAGTCTTTGCAAAATATTTGGTTTAG
- a CDS encoding exodeoxyribonuclease III, producing the protein MKIITLNCNGIRSSLSKGLLDFIRHENPDILCFQETKAPGKEIDREEFRHLGYEVYFSLAEKPGYSGTAVLTKQKPKQVTIGFGDGIFRSEGRSVFLEFQDFYLWNLYFPSGTSGEERQKVKYQFLDEFTELTKPFLKKKKPLLICGDVNIAHTEMDIHNPKGNQNNSGFLPAERKWFTDFLELGFFDCFRTIHPDVLDEYSWWTYRFQARKNNKGWRIDYFFVTKSKSVRLQTAKIAKEPVMSDHAPVVLEIQFS; encoded by the coding sequence ATGAAAATCATCACGTTAAATTGCAACGGAATTCGTTCCAGTTTGAGTAAAGGTTTACTCGATTTTATACGTCACGAAAATCCTGACATTCTCTGTTTCCAAGAAACAAAGGCACCTGGGAAAGAAATTGACAGAGAGGAATTTCGTCACCTCGGATATGAAGTTTATTTTTCATTGGCCGAAAAACCTGGTTACAGTGGGACCGCTGTTCTCACGAAACAAAAACCAAAACAGGTCACAATTGGATTTGGGGATGGGATCTTTCGTTCGGAAGGAAGGTCTGTTTTTCTCGAATTCCAAGATTTTTACCTTTGGAACCTCTACTTTCCTTCGGGAACAAGCGGTGAAGAGCGCCAAAAGGTCAAATACCAGTTTTTAGATGAGTTTACAGAACTCACAAAACCTTTTTTGAAAAAGAAAAAACCACTCCTGATTTGCGGAGATGTGAATATCGCCCATACAGAAATGGACATCCACAATCCCAAGGGGAATCAAAATAATTCCGGATTTTTACCAGCAGAACGGAAGTGGTTCACGGACTTTTTAGAACTCGGATTTTTTGACTGCTTTCGAACCATCCATCCCGATGTTCTGGATGAATATTCCTGGTGGACCTACCGTTTCCAAGCAAGGAAAAACAATAAGGGTTGGAGGATTGATTATTTTTTTGTGACCAAATCCAAATCGGTTCGGCTCCAAACGGCAAAGATCGCAAAAGAACCAGTGATGTCAGACCATGCTCCTGTTGTTCTGGAAATCCAATTCTCTTGA
- a CDS encoding LEA type 2 family protein, which translates to MKRFLPLLSFVLTIQCSVLGVLQDKIPAPEFTFESLHIKQITFTDITLGVETSVSNPYPVSLPSSLLDMDLKIEGMKLSHVKTDLGAIEAKKTKSLPLEVKFTYKDLYELYKKFPNKPMLEVSAEGKMKVPIPKQWQLMGKDSLEFPFVQKKEIPAVLPDVEIRNFKILMPTESEILSASNTDALANTATSFLKGLLGGSKSPTTSAAKAGLSGLNLNLKTEFDFVFSNKAASSFNLTDLKYNLQLAGENFLNGTPKEIISSGKESTVKVSNEFPITSIGTSLYKTIQSKEALYQLKGDSGFIVPNLRENIPFSYEKKGKFQW; encoded by the coding sequence ATGAAACGATTCCTTCCTTTGCTCTCTTTTGTTCTCACCATCCAATGTTCTGTCCTCGGTGTCCTCCAAGATAAAATTCCCGCTCCTGAATTTACATTTGAATCCCTCCACATCAAACAAATCACCTTTACCGACATCACTCTCGGTGTGGAAACATCTGTTTCCAATCCCTATCCAGTGTCTCTCCCGAGTTCTCTTTTGGATATGGATCTCAAAATTGAGGGAATGAAGTTATCCCATGTCAAAACGGATTTAGGTGCCATCGAAGCAAAAAAAACAAAATCTTTACCTTTGGAAGTTAAATTCACCTACAAAGATCTTTACGAACTCTATAAAAAATTCCCAAACAAACCCATGTTAGAAGTAAGTGCAGAAGGGAAAATGAAAGTACCCATTCCGAAACAATGGCAATTAATGGGAAAAGATTCCTTAGAATTTCCATTTGTACAAAAAAAAGAGATCCCTGCGGTTTTACCAGATGTGGAAATTCGAAATTTCAAAATCCTGATGCCCACTGAATCGGAAATACTAAGTGCATCCAATACAGATGCTCTTGCGAATACGGCCACCAGTTTTTTAAAGGGACTACTTGGTGGATCAAAATCTCCAACTACTTCTGCCGCCAAAGCAGGGTTATCTGGTCTAAACCTAAATTTAAAAACGGAATTTGATTTTGTATTTTCTAACAAAGCTGCATCTAGCTTCAACCTTACAGACCTTAAATACAACTTACAACTAGCAGGTGAAAATTTTTTGAATGGCACTCCAAAAGAAATTATCAGCTCTGGAAAAGAATCGACTGTAAAAGTATCCAATGAATTTCCGATCACTTCCATTGGAACTTCCCTCTACAAAACCATCCAATCCAAGGAAGCTTTGTACCAATTAAAAGGGGATTCAGGTTTCATTGTTCCGAATTTACGTGAAAACATCCCTTTTTCTTATGAAAAAAAGGGAAAGTTTCAATGGTAG
- a CDS encoding cation diffusion facilitator family transporter, giving the protein MSNKRPKRKKLIFYLSLSGLLSILIFCIEWVGSKESGSLALFADAGHIFADIFAHLISLFALLIASKKPSSKYPFGFHRFEVIAAFLNGLLLIGISLFILYESYERYYGNATVEADTMLVYSLIGFGINLISAGLLVGVSKTSLNLKSAYLHVLSDLLGTLAVIFGALLIRFTGVKQVDSILSILLGLFILKTSYGIVKESVQILIEADTSEFDKVHLLEHINALSGIHSVPKITVRKLTSGVFSVEIQVATKDNANRDQITLQIHQVLKEEFGVPFVSVEVLTYPMLQKLESLTVRESEREFGHHGHEHGHSHDHKPNEKHKHSH; this is encoded by the coding sequence ATGAGTAACAAACGACCCAAACGAAAAAAACTCATCTTCTACTTAAGTCTTTCAGGACTACTTTCGATTTTGATCTTTTGTATCGAATGGGTTGGATCCAAAGAAAGCGGAAGCCTTGCACTCTTTGCTGATGCAGGGCATATTTTTGCCGATATCTTTGCTCATCTCATCTCCCTTTTTGCCTTACTCATTGCTTCAAAAAAACCCAGCTCCAAATACCCGTTTGGTTTCCATCGTTTCGAAGTGATTGCCGCTTTTTTAAATGGTCTTTTACTCATTGGTATCTCCCTATTCATTTTGTATGAAAGTTACGAACGATATTATGGAAATGCAACTGTTGAAGCAGATACCATGCTTGTGTATTCCCTCATAGGTTTTGGAATCAATCTGATTTCAGCAGGTTTACTTGTTGGTGTGAGTAAAACAAGCCTCAACCTCAAGTCAGCCTACCTCCATGTTCTCAGTGATTTACTCGGAACTTTAGCTGTGATTTTTGGAGCCCTACTCATTCGATTCACAGGTGTGAAACAAGTGGATAGTATCTTAAGCATCCTACTTGGATTGTTCATCTTAAAAACTTCGTATGGCATTGTGAAAGAGTCGGTCCAAATTCTCATTGAGGCCGATACCAGTGAATTCGACAAAGTCCATTTATTAGAACACATCAATGCACTATCAGGAATCCATTCAGTTCCCAAAATCACTGTACGCAAACTGACTTCCGGTGTGTTTTCTGTGGAAATACAAGTGGCTACAAAGGATAACGCCAACCGTGACCAAATCACATTACAAATCCATCAAGTCTTGAAGGAAGAATTTGGGGTACCGTTTGTATCTGTCGAAGTCCTGACTTATCCAATGCTGCAAAAATTGGAATCCCTTACAGTTCGGGAATCAGAGCGAGAGTTTGGACACCATGGGCATGAACATGGTCATTCCCACGATCACAAACCAAACGAGAAACACAAACATTCACACTAA